In the genome of Myxococcus stipitatus, one region contains:
- a CDS encoding tolB protein precursor protein — translation MLGVGCSGRCGGASGAGPLSKEEARAIPGAVVFLSERAGQKDVWQVSPDGAETQITRGPEDDYPGPVSPDGKSLLVVAVREVDGLQFQQLRVQPLAGGDAVPLHAPRARARNAVWAPDGSWLSAESDAQGFSDVVRLEPRADVPEVRLTQVKEGCFEPSISPDGQEVAFVCSREGDPEIYVAKADGTNERRLTAFHREDRAPMWSPDGKWIVFISDRESRERLYLIRPDGSDLRAVSGESFSGDEREPVFSPDGKHLVYVSREPEARARLWRVPVEGGVPVALTDGQRRDDMPAWSPDGKYLAFVSEREGNTDVYLMRADGSGQTRLTTAKEPDWLPRWVARR, via the coding sequence GTGCTCGGCGTCGGATGCTCCGGCCGGTGTGGCGGAGCGTCGGGCGCCGGGCCGCTGTCGAAGGAGGAGGCGCGCGCCATTCCGGGCGCGGTGGTCTTCCTGTCGGAGCGGGCGGGACAGAAGGATGTGTGGCAGGTGAGCCCTGACGGGGCGGAGACCCAAATCACCCGAGGGCCGGAGGACGACTACCCCGGGCCGGTGTCTCCCGATGGGAAGTCGTTGCTGGTGGTGGCCGTGCGCGAGGTGGACGGGTTGCAGTTCCAGCAGCTTCGCGTCCAGCCCCTCGCGGGAGGCGACGCGGTGCCGCTGCATGCGCCCCGGGCGCGGGCTCGCAACGCGGTCTGGGCACCGGACGGCTCATGGCTGTCGGCGGAGTCGGATGCCCAGGGCTTCAGCGACGTGGTGCGCCTGGAGCCGCGCGCGGACGTTCCGGAGGTGCGCCTGACGCAGGTGAAGGAAGGGTGCTTCGAGCCCTCCATCTCACCCGACGGCCAGGAGGTGGCCTTCGTGTGCAGCCGCGAGGGCGACCCTGAAATCTACGTGGCGAAGGCGGACGGCACGAACGAGCGACGGCTCACCGCGTTCCATCGCGAGGACCGTGCTCCGATGTGGAGTCCGGATGGGAAGTGGATTGTCTTCATCAGCGACCGGGAGAGCCGGGAGCGGCTGTATCTGATTCGGCCGGATGGCTCGGACCTGCGAGCGGTGTCGGGAGAGTCCTTCTCCGGCGATGAGCGTGAGCCTGTCTTCAGCCCCGACGGGAAGCACCTCGTGTACGTGAGCCGGGAGCCGGAGGCCCGCGCGCGGCTGTGGCGTGTGCCCGTGGAGGGCGGTGTGCCGGTGGCGCTGACGGATGGTCAGCGGCGCGACGACATGCCGGCCTGGAGTCCGGACGGGAAGTACCTGGCCTTCGTGTCGGAGCGCGAGGGCAACACGGACGTGTACCTCATGCGCGCCGACGGCAGCGGCCAGACGCGGCTCACCACCGCGAAGGAGCCGGACTGGTTGCCGCGCTGGGTGGCGCGCCGCTAG
- a CDS encoding TIGR02265 family protein, which produces MPSNKAELAARLAATQPGDAVRGLFFKAVFSLIQQKAGLAALEKVRVGELAKDYSDLRTYSVREFLNLLYVAADALEQEMGTEDAVYHACGESNVTRYSTGPGMLIFGIISRGDPQKLFSGAQMGYSAAVTYGTREYVTTGPKSGTLRVRRDMLPPAYHEGILTGALKVLGLKGTAKAHPQGIDRVDYDITWE; this is translated from the coding sequence ATGCCGTCCAACAAGGCCGAGCTCGCCGCGAGGCTCGCGGCCACCCAGCCCGGCGACGCGGTGCGCGGGCTGTTCTTCAAGGCCGTGTTCAGCCTCATCCAGCAGAAGGCGGGCCTGGCCGCGCTGGAGAAGGTGCGCGTGGGCGAGCTGGCCAAGGACTACTCGGACCTGCGCACCTATTCCGTGCGCGAGTTCCTGAACCTGCTCTACGTCGCGGCGGACGCGCTCGAGCAGGAGATGGGGACGGAGGACGCCGTGTACCACGCGTGCGGCGAGTCCAACGTCACGCGCTACTCCACCGGCCCGGGGATGCTCATCTTCGGCATCATCTCCCGGGGAGACCCGCAGAAGCTCTTCTCCGGAGCGCAGATGGGCTACAGCGCGGCCGTCACGTACGGCACCCGCGAGTATGTGACGACGGGGCCCAAGTCCGGCACGCTTCGCGTCCGGCGGGACATGCTGCCCCCCGCGTACCACGAGGGCATCCTCACCGGCGCGCTCAAGGTCCTGGGACTCAAGGGCACGGCGAAGGCCCATCCCCAGGGCATCGACCGCGTGGACTACGACATCACCTGGGAGTGA
- a CDS encoding metallophosphoesterase: protein MRLFGIGDTHLPSTRQKDMQRFGWMDHPLPLQRAWDERVRPEDVVIVAGDISWATRPHEVMDDLAWLDARPGRKVLVRGNHDYWWGDSASKLRKLLEPFRTLEAFLHNSAAVMGPWVIAGTRLWTAPEAPPMPGGEMGDEPMELGYVERETRRLATSIEDAKKKEAASPTPLVRVAAVHFPPLYANEKATAFSAPIEAFQPKVCVYGHLHSTGIPAGFTGERAGVRYVLASCDAAGFAPVLLDEVVPPLSP, encoded by the coding sequence ATGCGGCTCTTCGGAATCGGCGACACCCACCTCCCCTCCACCCGGCAGAAGGACATGCAGCGCTTCGGGTGGATGGACCATCCCCTCCCCCTCCAGCGCGCCTGGGACGAGCGGGTGAGGCCCGAGGATGTGGTCATCGTCGCTGGTGACATCTCCTGGGCCACGCGCCCCCACGAGGTGATGGACGACCTGGCGTGGCTGGACGCGCGGCCGGGGCGCAAGGTGCTGGTGCGCGGCAACCATGACTATTGGTGGGGCGACTCGGCGTCGAAGCTGCGCAAGCTCCTGGAGCCGTTCCGCACGCTGGAGGCCTTCCTGCACAACAGCGCCGCCGTCATGGGGCCCTGGGTGATTGCGGGAACGCGGCTGTGGACCGCGCCCGAGGCGCCTCCCATGCCCGGCGGAGAGATGGGCGATGAGCCCATGGAGCTGGGCTACGTGGAGCGGGAGACGCGGCGCCTGGCGACCTCCATCGAGGACGCGAAGAAGAAGGAGGCCGCCAGCCCCACGCCGCTGGTGCGCGTGGCCGCGGTGCACTTCCCGCCGCTGTACGCCAACGAGAAGGCCACCGCCTTCAGCGCCCCCATCGAGGCCTTCCAGCCCAAGGTCTGCGTGTACGGCCACCTGCACTCCACCGGCATCCCCGCGGGCTTCACCGGAGAGCGGGCCGGCGTGCGCTACGTGCTGGCGTCATGCGACGCGGCCGGCTTCGCGCCCGTGCTGCTGGATGAGGTGGTGCCCCCGCTTTCGCCGTGA
- a CDS encoding N-acetylmuramoyl-L-alanine amidase, whose amino-acid sequence MHVLSKTFAATAAALALSACGPQPQQETPPPEAPPAAEAPAQTAEDIAAEAHDAARRTPEELDALFAQAAREFDVPVSLLKAISYVETRFEHIQGEEEFEGRPAAFGLMALRGDKLTDGAALAGVSVAAVRDEPLANLRAGAALLSKYATEEGFDRKDLGAWATAVVKLSDITDAEAQASYIHNEVYSALREGAGAFTPRGKVAVSLEGSKVEAKFALPKLQAGLAALAPDYAPAIWRPSPNYNARPSGTNVSMIIIHTCEGGYSGCWGWLTNSAAGVSAHYVVNESGSEVSQLVRESDRAWHVGASYSCSLNGNVDCGLNGTSVNHFSVGIEHGGYASQASFPAGQIDTSAKLSCDISKGQGITRDSYHIVAHGRLQPSSRTDPGPNWPWSSYISKIKSYCGDGGSTGTIVVDSHNANNDSAKARTDVPASWASGTSAGYYGSGYYYASTQPISEPVVFNFYMPAAGTRTIDAWWVSGTNRSPSAPFIITHSGGNSTVTVNQQANGSTWNALGTYSFPAGWNKVQLSRWATEGYVVMADAIRVR is encoded by the coding sequence ATGCACGTGTTGAGCAAGACGTTCGCGGCGACCGCCGCCGCGCTGGCGTTGTCCGCCTGCGGACCCCAGCCCCAGCAGGAGACGCCGCCCCCCGAGGCCCCTCCCGCGGCGGAAGCGCCGGCGCAGACGGCGGAGGACATCGCGGCCGAGGCCCACGACGCGGCCCGCCGCACGCCGGAGGAGCTGGACGCGCTGTTCGCCCAGGCGGCGCGCGAGTTCGATGTTCCGGTGAGCCTGCTCAAGGCCATCTCCTATGTGGAGACGCGCTTCGAGCACATCCAGGGTGAAGAGGAGTTCGAGGGCCGTCCCGCCGCGTTCGGCCTCATGGCCTTGCGCGGCGACAAGCTGACGGACGGCGCGGCGCTGGCGGGGGTGTCCGTCGCGGCGGTGCGCGACGAGCCTCTGGCCAACCTCCGCGCGGGCGCGGCGCTCCTGTCGAAGTACGCCACGGAAGAGGGCTTCGACCGGAAGGACCTGGGCGCGTGGGCCACGGCGGTGGTGAAGCTGTCGGACATCACCGACGCGGAGGCGCAGGCCAGCTACATCCACAACGAGGTGTACTCGGCGCTGCGCGAGGGCGCGGGTGCCTTCACGCCGCGAGGCAAGGTGGCGGTGTCGCTGGAGGGCTCGAAGGTGGAGGCGAAGTTCGCCCTGCCGAAGCTCCAGGCGGGGCTGGCGGCGCTGGCTCCGGACTACGCGCCGGCCATCTGGCGTCCGTCGCCCAACTACAACGCCCGGCCCTCGGGCACGAACGTGTCGATGATCATCATCCACACCTGTGAGGGCGGCTACTCCGGGTGCTGGGGCTGGCTGACCAACTCCGCGGCCGGCGTGAGCGCGCACTACGTCGTCAACGAGAGCGGCAGCGAAGTCTCGCAGTTGGTGCGCGAGTCCGACCGCGCCTGGCACGTGGGTGCCAGCTACAGCTGCAGCCTCAACGGCAACGTGGACTGCGGCCTCAACGGCACCTCGGTGAACCACTTCTCCGTGGGCATCGAGCACGGCGGCTACGCCAGCCAGGCCTCCTTCCCCGCGGGCCAGATTGACACCTCGGCGAAGCTGTCCTGCGACATCTCCAAGGGCCAGGGCATCACCCGCGACAGCTACCACATCGTCGCGCACGGCCGGCTCCAGCCGTCGTCCCGCACGGACCCGGGTCCCAACTGGCCGTGGAGCAGCTACATCAGCAAGATCAAGAGCTACTGCGGCGACGGCGGCAGCACGGGCACCATCGTCGTGGACAGCCACAACGCGAACAACGACTCGGCCAAGGCGCGCACGGACGTGCCGGCGTCGTGGGCGTCGGGCACCAGCGCGGGCTACTACGGCAGCGGCTACTACTACGCCTCCACGCAGCCCATCTCCGAGCCGGTGGTGTTCAACTTCTACATGCCGGCGGCGGGCACGCGGACCATCGACGCGTGGTGGGTGTCGGGCACGAACCGCTCGCCCTCCGCGCCGTTCATCATCACCCACTCGGGTGGCAACAGCACGGTGACGGTGAACCAGCAGGCCAACGGCAGCACGTGGAACGCGCTGGGCACGTACTCGTTCCCCGCGGGCTGGAACAAGGTGCAGCTCAGCCGCTGGGCCACCGAGGGCTACGTCGTCATGGCGGACGCCATCCGGGTGCGCTGA
- a CDS encoding potassium transporter Kup: MKDTSTGAPSGEAVREGPDTFKRTALLALGALGIVYGDIGTSPLYALRECFTGPHGIAPTPTNVLGVLSLIFWTLLIIVSVKYLIFVMRADNRGEGGILALMALAMQRQRGQSAPVARPVLITLGIFGAALLYGDGLITPAITVLSAVEGLSVATPVFEPFIVPITLAILTMLFVVQRHGTARIGSLFGPVMCVWFFTLAALGVKELVHNPAVLSALSPVHGVMLLVHNGWHGFLVLGGVFLVVTGCEALYADMGHFGWKPIRWAWFGVVLPSLMLNYLGQGALLLRDASAARNPFYLLAPSWMLYPLVALSAVAGIIASQALISGAFSLTRQAMQLGYSPRMEVVHTSAEEMGQIYLPGINWALMVGVFTLVVTFRSSSALASAYGIAVSTTMVITSIMAYVVARERWGVSRAVAIPVAGLFLTVELALFSANAMKLADGGWFPLLLAVVIFTLMTTWKRGRAILAAKLRASSIPLKELLGSFGDHPPLRVSGTAIFMTGNAEGTPPALLHNLKHNKVLHEQVVLLTILSEDVPHVPGAERVVVEPLEQGFVRVVATYGFMENPSIPDVLKRCREKGLQFQLMGTSFFLGRETLIPTKRPGMAVWREALFSWMSRNARSATAYFRIPPNRVVELGSQVEL, translated from the coding sequence GTGAAAGACACCTCCACTGGTGCGCCGAGCGGGGAGGCGGTTCGGGAAGGCCCGGACACCTTCAAACGCACGGCGCTCCTGGCCCTCGGGGCCCTGGGCATCGTCTACGGTGATATCGGGACGAGCCCCCTGTACGCGTTGCGCGAGTGTTTCACCGGCCCGCACGGCATCGCACCCACTCCCACGAATGTGCTGGGGGTGCTGTCGCTCATCTTCTGGACCCTGCTCATCATCGTCTCGGTGAAGTACCTCATCTTCGTGATGCGGGCGGACAACCGGGGCGAGGGCGGCATCCTGGCGCTGATGGCGCTGGCCATGCAGCGGCAGCGGGGACAGTCCGCGCCCGTGGCCCGCCCGGTGCTCATCACCCTGGGCATCTTCGGCGCCGCGCTGCTCTACGGTGACGGCCTCATCACCCCGGCCATCACGGTGCTCAGCGCGGTGGAGGGCCTCAGCGTGGCCACGCCCGTGTTCGAGCCCTTCATCGTCCCCATCACCCTGGCCATCCTCACGATGCTCTTCGTGGTGCAGCGCCATGGCACCGCGCGCATCGGCTCCCTCTTCGGCCCGGTGATGTGCGTGTGGTTCTTCACGCTGGCCGCGTTGGGCGTGAAGGAGCTGGTGCACAACCCCGCCGTCCTGAGCGCGCTGTCGCCCGTGCACGGCGTCATGCTCCTGGTGCACAACGGCTGGCACGGCTTCCTGGTGCTGGGCGGCGTGTTCCTGGTGGTGACGGGCTGCGAGGCGCTCTACGCGGACATGGGCCACTTCGGGTGGAAGCCCATCCGCTGGGCCTGGTTCGGCGTGGTGCTGCCCTCGCTGATGCTCAACTACCTGGGCCAGGGCGCGCTCCTCCTGCGGGACGCGAGCGCCGCGCGCAACCCGTTCTACCTCCTGGCCCCGTCGTGGATGCTCTACCCGCTGGTGGCGCTGTCGGCCGTGGCGGGCATCATCGCGTCGCAGGCCCTCATCTCCGGCGCCTTCTCGCTCACCCGCCAGGCCATGCAGCTGGGCTACAGCCCGCGCATGGAGGTGGTGCACACCTCCGCGGAGGAGATGGGCCAGATTTATCTGCCCGGCATCAACTGGGCGCTGATGGTGGGCGTCTTCACGCTGGTGGTGACCTTCCGCTCCTCCAGCGCGCTGGCCTCCGCGTACGGCATCGCGGTGTCCACCACCATGGTCATCACCTCCATCATGGCCTACGTCGTGGCGCGCGAGCGCTGGGGCGTCAGCCGCGCCGTGGCCATCCCCGTCGCGGGCCTCTTCCTCACGGTGGAGCTGGCCCTCTTCAGCGCCAACGCGATGAAGCTGGCGGACGGCGGCTGGTTCCCGCTGCTTCTGGCCGTGGTCATCTTCACGCTGATGACCACGTGGAAGCGCGGCCGGGCCATCCTGGCCGCGAAGCTGCGCGCCTCCAGCATCCCCCTGAAGGAGCTGCTGGGCAGCTTCGGCGACCACCCGCCCCTGCGCGTGTCCGGCACCGCCATCTTCATGACGGGCAACGCGGAGGGCACGCCCCCGGCGCTCCTGCACAACCTGAAGCACAACAAGGTGCTGCACGAGCAGGTGGTGCTCCTGACCATCCTCTCGGAAGACGTGCCGCATGTCCCCGGCGCCGAGCGCGTGGTGGTGGAGCCCCTGGAGCAGGGCTTCGTCCGCGTGGTGGCCACCTACGGCTTCATGGAGAACCCCAGCATCCCGGACGTGCTCAAGCGCTGCCGGGAGAAGGGGCTCCAGTTCCAGCTCATGGGCACCAGCTTCTTCCTGGGCCGCGAGACGCTCATCCCCACCAAGCGCCCCGGCATGGCCGTGTGGCGCGAGGCCCTCTTCTCCTGGATGAGCCGGAACGCTCGCAGTGCGACCGCCTACTTCCGGATTCCCCCCAACCGCGTGGTGGAGCTGGGCAGTCAGGTGGAGCTGTAA